GTCGACATCTGCGGCAACGCCTCGGCCACGCTCGGCATCTCCGACGCGGCCTGCAAGGGCGGGGCCACGGTGGTCAACTCGATGCCGTGGTCGCTGCCGTCCACCGCGAGGAAGACGTCCGGGTCCGGCAACTGGAAGGAAGGGATGCCGCAGCGGCGACGGCGCGACAAGGTCGTCAAGACCCCGCTCAACGGGCCCGTCCAGGGCCTGCGGAACCTCGCCGTACGGGTCACGTCCCTGCTGCCCGAGTTGGTGGCGGAGCGGATCGGCAAGCCGCTGACCCAGCTCGGCAACCCGGCCCGGCCCGGCAGCCCCGCCGCTCTCACCACGCCGGGGCAGCCCGGCGGCCTGGTGCAGCCGCCCGGCGCGTACGGCGGCGCGGTGCGGCCCGTGGGCCCGGCGGCGCACTCCGGCAGGCCGCACGGCCACATGAAGTCGAAGGTCAAGGGTGTGCCGGCGCGGCCGCGGCAGTCCCGGCCCGGGCCCGTGCGGCCCGTCGCCAAGCGGACGACGACACCTTTCAAGGTGACCAGGGGACTTCCCGTCACCACCGGCGGGCTGCCCGTGCTGCCATAACGCCGACGACGACCTCGGGGGTGCCGGCCGTAAAGGGCTCCGGCACCCCCGGTTCATGTCCGGGACCCGTTCCGAACCCCTCGCAGGAAGGCTCGCCGCAGATGTGGAGAAGGGCGCTCGTCTCGTTCGTCCTGGCATTCGCCGTCGTCGCCGAACCGATTCCCGGTGCGGCCGCGACGACGCCGATCGCGATGCTGGAAATCCCCCGCATCGACCCGCCCGGCGCACGGCCCGTGCTCGAAGGGGTGTCGGCGAAGACCCTGGCGGCGGGTGTCGGTCACCACCCCGAGACCGCCCCGCCCGGAGAGCCCGGCAACACGGTGCTGCTCGGACACCGCACCCTGGGTCCCGCGCCGTTCCACGACCTGGACAGGCTGCGCCCGGGCGACGTGATCAGGCTGTACGGGAGCGGTTTCCGACTCGCCTACCGGGTCGAGTCGACGCGGATCACCTCGCCGCGCGACCGCGGGATCGTGGCCCCGGTGCCGTTCACGCCGAGCGTGGATACCGATCAGCATTTCCTGACATTGGTGACATGTCATCCCAAAGGATCAGATCGGTACAGGTTG
The DNA window shown above is from Thermomonospora umbrina and carries:
- a CDS encoding class E sortase; protein product: MWRRALVSFVLAFAVVAEPIPGAAATTPIAMLEIPRIDPPGARPVLEGVSAKTLAAGVGHHPETAPPGEPGNTVLLGHRTLGPAPFHDLDRLRPGDVIRLYGSGFRLAYRVESTRITSPRDRGIVAPVPFTPSVDTDQHFLTLVTCHPKGSDRYRLVVVGRTVPDHGRFRLAQT